One part of the Sciurus carolinensis chromosome 4, mSciCar1.2, whole genome shotgun sequence genome encodes these proteins:
- the LOC124984031 gene encoding beta-defensin 103A-like: MRVLYLLGVLLFLFSMPVPGRGGLIGAAQRYYCRIRGGRCALLSCLPSEEQIGRCSLRSRKCCRRRK; encoded by the exons ATGCGGGTCCTCTATCTGCTGGGTGTGTTGCTCTTCCTGTTCTCCATGCCTGTTCCAG GCCGCGGAGGGCTCATCGGCGCGGCGCAGAGGTACTACTGCCGAATCCGGGGCGGCCGCTGCGCACTGCTGAGCTGCCTGCCCAGCGAGGAGCAGATAGGCCGCTGCTCTCTCCGGAGTCGGAAGTGCTGCCGGAGAAGGAAATAG